The Methanoculleus caldifontis genome includes the window GGGTTCTCCTCCCCGGCCGGTAGAGGGGCCTGCTGCCCGATAACAGGTGCACCGGTCCGGTGAAGCGAGCGGTGCTCCGCCGGACCTGGCCGGGTGGCCGGGGGCAGATACCTATATATGGTGATAGCGAGCCCTCCGCGTGGTGTTGTTATGGTTGACACGCAGTTTGGTGCCGGCACCTATGAGTCCGGCGCTGCTATGGCTCCGTCACGCTGGCTCGTGCTGCTGCTCGGCGTTATCGCGGTCATCTTCGGCGTTCTCTTCTTCATCTACCCCGTCCAGACGCTGACGCTCCTCGTCACGTTCCTCGGCCTGTACTGGTTCTTCAACGGTATCGTCGCGCTCATCGGCCTGTTTACGGATAGCACCGGCCGGGGCTGGAAACTCCTGGTCGGTATCCTCGGCGTCCTTGCAGGGATCCTCGTGCTC containing:
- a CDS encoding HdeD family acid-resistance protein → MVDTQFGAGTYESGAAMAPSRWLVLLLGVIAVIFGVLFFIYPVQTLTLLVTFLGLYWFFNGIVALIGLFTDSTGRGWKLLVGILGVLAGILVLTYPLYSAVLIPTVLAIIIGVEGLIIGAVYMVQGFSGSGWGTGILGILSIIFGLVLIANPLVAAVGLVLLLAGLAIVGGIAAIVVSFRLPG